TGGGACGAAGAGCTTCTCGGCATTCTCGGCATTCCGGCCGCCATGCTTCCCGAGGTCAAGGAATGCGCCGATGATTTCGGCCGCGTCGACGAGGCGCTGTTCGGTGCGGAGCTTCCGATCCTCGGCGTCGCCGGCGACCAGCAGGCGGCTGCCGTGGGCAATGCCTGCTTCGAGCCCGGCATGATGAAATCCACTTATGGAACCGGCTGCTTTGCGCTGCTGAACACCGGCAGGGATCGTGTTTCCTCGTCCAACCGGATGCTGACGACGATCGCCTGCCGCCTCGACGGCGAGACGACCTATGCGCTTGAGGGTTCGATCTTCATCGCCGGTGCCGCCGTGCAATGGCTGCGCGACGGCCTCGGCATCATCGACCAGGCGTCGGAGGCGGGCGTGCTGGCGGCCAAGGCCGATCCCGGACAGCAGGTCTATATCGTTCCGGCCTTCACCGGCCTCGGCGCGCCCTATTGGGATCCGGCAGCGCGCGGCGCGATCTTTGGCCTGACGCGAAACAGCGGGCCGGCGGAATTCGCCCGCGCCGTGCTCGAATCCGTCGCCTATCAGACGCTCGACCTGCTGGTGGCGATGAAGAAGGATTGGGGCGTCAACCAGCTGGAAACCGTACTGCGCGTCGATGGTGGGATGGTGGCTTCGGATTGGACGATGCAATGCCTGGCCGACATGACGGGGAATCCGGTCGACCGGTCGGCGATCCGCGAGACCACGGCGCTCGGCGCTGCCTGGCTTGCCGGCTCGAAAGCCGGCATCTGGCCCGGCAAGCGGGATTTTGCGCAGGCCTGGGCCTGCGACCGCCGCTTCAACCCCTCGATGGAGGAGAGCGAGCGGCAGACCAAGATCATCGGCTGGAAGAATGCCGTCTCGCGAATGATTTCGGACGTCTCGGCGGGGTAATCGGCTTTCCGGAATATGAGGGCACTGGCGGCTTTCTTACGCGCCGCTTGCCGCCCTTCGGCTGATGAAGCTCAGGGCGAGCACGGCGAAGATCAGCGTTCCCGTGCCGACCTGCTGCCAATAGAAATTCAGATCGGTCAGCAGCAGGCCGTTGGCGACGACGCTGAGCAGCAGCGCGCCGAGAACGGTGCCGCCGACATTCGGCCGGCCGAGCGGGCTGAGCGTCGTGCCGATGAAGGTCGCGCCGATGGCATTCAGCAGGAAGGCGTTGCCCGAGGAGGGGATGTAGGTGGTGACGGTTGCGGTCAGGATCAGGCCGGCGATTGCCGCGATCAACCCGACTAGGACGAAAGTCACCGCGACATGGGCCGGTGCAGCAATGCCGGAATAGCGCACGACGCCCGGCTGGATGCCGATCGACAGAATGACGCGGCCGAAACGCGTGCGGGCAAAAACGACCGCAGCGGCCGCGATGACGACAATGGCAACTGCCAGCGGCACCGGAAAGCCGGCGATCGCGCCGTGGCCGAGGAAACGGAAGGCTTCCGGCACGCCGTTCGGCGGCAGATAGACCGGATTGCCGCCGTTGGTCAGCAGTTGCTGGACGCTGCGGCCGATAAACAGTGTGCCGAGCGTAGCAAGGAATGGCGACACACCGATGCCGGAAATCAGAAACGCGTTGAAGGCACCGACGAACGCCCCGGCCGCCAGTCCCGCGAGTGCGGCGAGCGCCACCGGCTGCCCGGCGAGGACCAGCGAAACGAAGGCGAAGCTGGCAAAATCCATCGCCGTTCCCACAGAAAGATCGATGCCGCCCGACGCGACGGCGAAGGTCATGGCAATCGAGACGATGGCAAGCAGCGTGAAGTTATTGACCAGAATGCTCTGCAGGTTTGCCAGCGTCAGAAATGTCGGCGTTGCCGTGGAGAAGGCGGCAAAGACCGCAATCAGGGCGAGGATCAGCCCATAGCGCACCACGCCGCCGGCGATAAGACGCGGCAAGCCTGTCGTGGCGGGGGTCGTGGCGTGGAGTGACATGGTCAGGCCTCCTGCCGGCGCAGCAGCGTGGTCGCGGAAACGACGATGAGAATGAGCACGCCCTGTACGCCGCTGACCAATGTGCTCGAAATGTTGAGCAGCTGGAAACCGTTGATGAGGAAGCCGACCAGCAGGGCTGAAAGCAGCGTCCCGGTGATCGTCGGAACCAGCCGCCGCGAGAAGACCGCGCCAAGCAGGGCTGTCACGACGACGGGCAACAGCATCTCCCCGGAACCGGTTGTGCTGCCGCTGAGATAGGAAACCGACAGGATGCCGGCGATGCCGCCGGCGAGCAGGCGGCGAAGCGGCAGCCCGGCCGCATGCGCCGCGTCCGGAAACTCGCCGACGGCATAAAGGCGCAGGCCGAGTGGGGTATATTGCACAATCGCTGCGGCGATCACCGTGAAACCGAGGAGCACATAGGCAAGGACCGGTATGCCGAAGGGATCCGAAGCCGAAAGCGCCGATAGGAAGGGGCTCGAGGCTGGGAGGACAGTATTCCCGGTCAGCACCAGTTCCAGACCGGCAACGACGTTCATGACGGCAAGCGTCGCGAGCAGCGGCACGATGCCGGCATAGACGACGGCAATGGCATTGACCGTGCCGATCAAAGCGCCGGTCGAGATCGCCGCTGCAATCGCTGTCGCGTCGCCGTAGCCGAGTTGCGTCACGCTGGCATAAACGGCGGCGCTAAGGCCCATATTGGCAGCCAGCGACAGGTCGATACCGCCGGTGACGACATTGGAGCCGCCGGCAATCAGCACGACCGTCAGTCCGATGGCAAGCACGCCCGAGATGGCCGATTGGCCAAGCACGTTGCCGATATTGCCGATGCTGAGGAAATAGGGCGCGCTCAGCGAGAAGATCAGCAGGATGACGGCAAAAGCGATCAGCGATCCGAAGCGCAAAGCCGCAGCCGCAATATTGCCGGCCGGACGCGGAGGCAGTTCAGCAGCAGAAAAGCCGGAAGGCGCAAATTCCACTTCAGCCGACATGGCGCTGCCCCTCGGATGATCCGGTCGATTGCGCCAGCACGGCATCCGCAGTGGTCTCCGACGAGATGAATTCCCGCACCACGCGCCCGCGGAAGAGCACAAGGATGCGATCGGTGATGCCGACGAGTTCGGGCAGATCCGAAGACAGCACGATCACGCCGGCGCCGCGCGCCGCGAGTTCGCCAATCAGCGTGTAGATCTCGACCTTGGAGCCGATATCGACGCCGACCGTCGGCTCGTCGAGGAGATAGACCTCGGAGCGGCGGCTCAGCCATTTGGCGATGGCGATCTTCTGCTGGTTGCCGCCCGAAAGTGTACGCAGCAGGGCATTCCGACCATTGGTTTTTACCTGCAGCCGTGTGATCAGCGCATCGACCTCGCTCTGTTCGTGTTTGCGATCGAGAAAGCCGAAACGCGTGAAACGGCCAAGGCTCGAAAGGCTGATGTTTTCCGCGACACTGAGGTCGAGCGCGACGCCGTGGCGGCGACGGTCCTCCGGCACCAGTGCGATCTCGCGGCCGGCTGCCTGCGTCGGATTGGTGAAATG
The sequence above is drawn from the Rhizobium leguminosarum genome and encodes:
- a CDS encoding ABC transporter permease, whose translation is MSAEVEFAPSGFSAAELPPRPAGNIAAAALRFGSLIAFAVILLIFSLSAPYFLSIGNIGNVLGQSAISGVLAIGLTVVLIAGGSNVVTGGIDLSLAANMGLSAAVYASVTQLGYGDATAIAAAISTGALIGTVNAIAVVYAGIVPLLATLAVMNVVAGLELVLTGNTVLPASSPFLSALSASDPFGIPVLAYVLLGFTVIAAAIVQYTPLGLRLYAVGEFPDAAHAAGLPLRRLLAGGIAGILSVSYLSGSTTGSGEMLLPVVVTALLGAVFSRRLVPTITGTLLSALLVGFLINGFQLLNISSTLVSGVQGVLILIVVSATTLLRRQEA
- a CDS encoding ABC transporter permease, whose amino-acid sequence is MSLHATTPATTGLPRLIAGGVVRYGLILALIAVFAAFSTATPTFLTLANLQSILVNNFTLLAIVSIAMTFAVASGGIDLSVGTAMDFASFAFVSLVLAGQPVALAALAGLAAGAFVGAFNAFLISGIGVSPFLATLGTLFIGRSVQQLLTNGGNPVYLPPNGVPEAFRFLGHGAIAGFPVPLAVAIVVIAAAAVVFARTRFGRVILSIGIQPGVVRYSGIAAPAHVAVTFVLVGLIAAIAGLILTATVTTYIPSSGNAFLLNAIGATFIGTTLSPLGRPNVGGTVLGALLLSVVANGLLLTDLNFYWQQVGTGTLIFAVLALSFISRRAASGA
- the glpK gene encoding glycerol kinase GlpK, which gives rise to MSGYILSIDQGTTSSRAIIFDGDMKMAGSAQTEITQYYPQPGWVEHDAAEIWQSVVDTVRKAIVDAGTNAAAIAAIGITNQRETAVVWDRRSGTPLHRAIVWQDRRTAEMCESLKADGYEKLFSAKTGLLLDPYFSGTKLRWLLDNVDGLREKAEAGDVCFGTIDSWLIYNLTGGRVHATDATNASRTLLYNIDDGVWDEELLGILGIPAAMLPEVKECADDFGRVDEALFGAELPILGVAGDQQAAAVGNACFEPGMMKSTYGTGCFALLNTGRDRVSSSNRMLTTIACRLDGETTYALEGSIFIAGAAVQWLRDGLGIIDQASEAGVLAAKADPGQQVYIVPAFTGLGAPYWDPAARGAIFGLTRNSGPAEFARAVLESVAYQTLDLLVAMKKDWGVNQLETVLRVDGGMVASDWTMQCLADMTGNPVDRSAIRETTALGAAWLAGSKAGIWPGKRDFAQAWACDRRFNPSMEESERQTKIIGWKNAVSRMISDVSAG